One part of the Quercus lobata isolate SW786 chromosome 7, ValleyOak3.0 Primary Assembly, whole genome shotgun sequence genome encodes these proteins:
- the LOC115951971 gene encoding uncharacterized protein LOC115951971 produces MKVNFDGATFSSKGLVSLGAIIRNDQGLVMVAYTHPIPLPTSVETVEVLAARSAICLARDLNFNKVIFEGDSEVIIKAINKGELVSSSFGHILKDINLLSKTFHKVSFCHTRRQGNRVAHGLARMACNFSTYQVWM; encoded by the coding sequence ATGAAGGTTAACTTTGACGGTGCCACTTTCTCATCCAAAGGCCTTGTTAGTTTGGGAGCCATTATCCGGAACGACCAAGGTCTAGTTATGGTTGCCTATACACATCCTATTCCTCTACCTACTTCTGTAGAGACAGTGGAAGTGTTGGCAGCGCGTAGTGCAATCTGCCTAGCAAGGGATCTGAACTTTAACAAGGTAATCTTTGAAGGCGACTCGGAGGTCATCATCAAAGCCATTAATAAGGGAGAACTTGTGTCTTCAAGCTTTGGTCACATCCTTAAAGACATTAATCTTCTATCCAAAACCTTTCACAAGGTGTCGTTCTGCCACACTCGCAGACAAGGGAATAGAGTTGCTCATGGTTTGGCTCGAATGGCTTGTAATTTTTCTACTTATCAAGTCTGGATGTAG
- the LOC115951970 gene encoding uncharacterized protein LOC115951970 — MAFETLHYMKNHQHGKSGFMVLKLDMSKAYDRMEWVFLEGLMKKMGFDVRWIALIMECITTVSYSILVNGDPSDIIHPSRGLRQGDLLSPYLFLICSEGLHGLLNKEAEEGHIRGVSICKKGSRLTHLFFEDDSLVFCRATIAECQNVQNLLNVYEKASGQQLNRNKTGLFFSKSTPPNILNQIKELLGVQEVKNHEKYLGLPSLVGKHKKASLMFIKEKILAKLQGWKEQLLSQAGREILLKAVIQAIPTFAMSCFKIPITLCEEIKSLIRKFWWGQRGNQRKIHWTKWSALCKPKDLGGMGFKELQKFNEAMLTKQVWRLLANNDSLFHRFFKAKFFLNGSILDAKEGNGSFAWKSILKGRDVIKKGLQWRVGNGDSIHIFHDVWLPTPRPQR; from the coding sequence ATGGCATTCGAAACCCTCCATTACATGAAAAACCACCAACATGGAAAATCGGGCTTTATGGTGCTCAAGTTGGATATGAGCAAGGCTTACGACCGCATGGAATGGGTTTTTCTTGAGGgattgatgaagaaaatgggCTTTGATGTAAGGTGGATTGCCCTTATCATGGAATGCATCACTACAGTCAGCTATTCCATCCTAGTCAATGGCGATCCCTCGGACATTATTCATCCTTCTCGTGGTCTTAGGCAAGGAGACCTACTGTCTCCTTACCTTTTTCTTATATGCTCAGAAGGGCTTCACGGTTTATTAAATAAAGAAGCAGAGGAGGGTCATATCCGAGGGGTTTCCATTTGTAAGAAGGGCTCGAGATTAACACACCTATTTTTTGAGGACGATAGCCTGGTTTTCTGCAGAGCCACTATCGCTGAGTGCCAGAACGTCCAAAACTTACTGAATGTCTATGAGAAAGCCTCGGGGCAGCAGCTCAACCGAAACAAAACTGGCCTTTTTTTCAGCAAGTCCACCCCTCCAAATATTCTCAACCAAATCAAGGAACTCTTGGGAGTTCAAGAGGTCAAAAACCATGAGAAATATCTCGGCCTCCCATCCTTAGttggaaaacacaaaaaagcaaGCTTGATGTTCATTAAAGAGAAGATCTTAGCTAAGCTCCAAGGCTGGAAGGAGCAGTTGCTATCCCAAGCGGGGCGAGAAATTCTCCTCAAGGCTGTCATCCAGGCAATTCCAACCTTTGCGATGAGTTGCTTCAAAATCCCAATTACCCTTTGTGAGGAGATTAAGTCCttgattagaaaattttggtgggggcagcGGGGGAATCAAAGGAAAATTCACTGGACTAAATGGAGTGCACTTTGTAAGCCAAAAGACCTTGGAGGTATGGGATTCAAAGAACTTCAAAAATTCAATGAAGCTATGCTTACTAAGCAGGTCTGGCGGCTGCTGGCCAACAATGACTCTCTTTTTCACCGGTTTTTCAAAGCGAAGTTCTTCCTAAATGGTTCCATTCTTGATGCCAAAGAAGGTAACGGTTCATTTGCTTGGAAAAGTATCTTGAAGGGCAGGGATGTGATTAAAAAAGGCCTTCAATGGAGAGTGGGCAACGGTGACTCTATTCATATTTTCCATGATGTCTGGCTTCCAACCCCTCGGCCCCAAAGGTAA
- the LOC115953968 gene encoding GDSL esterase/lipase CPRD49-like, whose protein sequence is MVGPVRPEFVLFGSSIVQDSFSNEGWGAILATLYARKADIFLRGYCGWNSRRALQVLDQIFPKDAPIQPSLVIVYFGGNDSEHPHPSGPDPHVPLPEYIENMRKIALHLKTLSERTRLIFLSAPAVNEEQIRDTLSDKLGELSRTNESCRIYSEACLELCRDLDIKAIDLWTAIQKRDDWLTECFTDGIHLSSEGSKIVVKEIMKVLGEAEWEPSLHWKSLPAEFGEDSPYDPVSPDGKTTMNISEVSFGRNMQWE, encoded by the exons ATGGTTGGACCAGTGAGACCTGAGTTTGTATTGTTTGGTTCTTCCATAGTTCAGGATAGTTTTAGCAACGAAGGATGGGGTGCTATTCTTGCTACCTTATATGCTCGTAAG GCAGACATATTTTTGCGAGGATACTGCGGTTGGAATTCCAGGCGTGCACTGCAGGTTTTGGATCAAATCTTTCCAAAG GATGCCCCAATACAACCTTCATTGGTGATTGTCTATTTTGGTGGTAATGATTCAGAGCATCCTCATCCATCTGGCCCAGACCCTCATGTACCACTTCCCGAGTATATTGAAAATATGAGGAAGATTGCCCTGCATCTAAAG ACCCTTTCAGAGAGGACTCGCCTTATTTTTCTTAGTGCTCCTGCTGTCAACGAGGAACAAATTCGCGACACATTAAG TGATAAATTGGGAGAGCTGAGTCGGACAAATGAGTCGTGCAGAATATATTCAGAAGCTTGTTTGGAGCTGTGTAGGGACTTGGATATTAAGGCCATTGATCTATGGACTGCTATTCAGAAAAGGGATGATTGGTTGACAGAATGCTTTAC GGATGGAATTCATTTGTCGTCTGAGGGGAGCAAGATTGTAGTAAAGGAAATAATGAAGGTCCTTGGGGAAGCAGAATGGGAACCAAGTCTACACTGGAAATCATTGCCTGCTGAATTTGGAGAGGATTCACCCTATGATCCAGTCAGTCCTGATGGCAAGACCACCATGAATATCTCTGAGGTCAGCTTCGGCAGAAACATGCAATGGGAATAG